ACATTTTTGCAAACATGGAGAAAATGTAAATGACAACCATAAAAGAATTTCATCTTAAAAAGTCCGTACGGCAACAACTTTTGACCCATGATTCATGGTTTAAAAAACAAGGAGATGTGATTATCTCAAACCAACAGGTGGCGCTAAAGCTCGCAGAGTCTCTGCGTCCCCTGAACAAGAACCTTCAGGCCAGCGAATTGAATGCCCTGGGTCTGCTTCATGAAATCGAACATGCCATGGTCGAGTTTTATCAAAAACATATTTTAAAAAACGTGCTTTTACAACTGGAACGGTATTTTAAGCAAAAATTAGGTTCCGAAGCGTATCAAAAACTGCTCGAAGGCTTTTGCGAATACTATCCACCCACCCCTGTTTTAAAAAACGAAATGTCCATCAAAGCCTACTTAAAAGCCAAAAGCGGGCAAACGCCTAACAGCCAGCTCATTCTGGAAGAAATCTTTTTGCTCTGGTTGGACCATTTAAATCCTGCATTCAAACCCTTAAAAAAAGCCATGGAGCCCACCGAACTTTCCAGCGCCACGGTCTTTGAAAAAACGCTTGATTTGTTCGACCATTTTTTTGCCGAAGCGCCGCCTCTCCCACAGGAGAAGACCTCTTTGTTTGAATTTTTAAGAGAACCGGCTAAAAAATTTCCGCATTCCATTCAGGCTCAACTGGAATACATCGCCCGCCACTGGGAAAAGTACATCGGATCTTTTTTAAAACGCTTATTATTTTCGCTTGATTTTCTCACCGAAGAACACAAAGCGCGCTTCAATCAGGCCGCTTTCGGCCCCGGGCCAAGCGTCGTCCCCCGGTATTCCGCAGACCTCGAGCCGGAGCGTTTTACCCCTGACGAACACTGGATGCCACGCCTGGTATTAATCGCTAAAAGCACCTATGTGTGGCTCGATCAACTCAGCAAAAAATTCGAACGACCTATTACCACCTTAGACCAGGTTCCCGATGAAGAGCTGGAGCGGCTGTCACGTTTCGGCATAACCGGGCTGTGGCTGATTGGTATCTGGGAGCGAAGCAGAGCCTCACAGCGCATCAAACAGCATACCGGCAACACCGAGGCGCTTGCTTCTGCCTATTCTTTGTACGATTATGTGGTGGCTCAGGATCTTGGCGGGGAAGCGGCTCTACAAAACTTAAAAGAACGGGCCTGGCGCTTTGGAATTCGCATGGCAACCGACATGGTGCCCAATCACACCGGCATCGATTCACGCTGGATCATTGAACACCCGGACTGGTTTATTCAACTACCTTATTCACCGTTTCCCAAATACAGCTTTAATGGCCCCGATTTGTGCGACCATCACGACGTCGGCATTTTTATTGAAGATGGGTACTGGGACAAAACAGACGCCGCCGTGGTGTTTAAAAGAGTGTACTATCCTGCAGGTGAAGTTCGATACATCTACCACGGTAACGACGGAACCAGCATGCCCTGGAATGATACCGCCCAACTCAATTATTTGAATCCCGAAGTGCGCGAAGCCGTCATTCAAAAAATAATCGACATTGCCAGGCAATTTCCCATCATTCGTTTTGACGCGGCCATGACCCTGACCAAAAAACACTTTCAACGTCTGTGGTTTCCGGAACCGGGGCACGGCGGCGATATCCCCTCACGCGCGCAGTTTGGCATGACCAAAAGCGAATTCGACCGACACATGCCCAACGAGTTCTGGCGCGAGGTGGTTGATCGTGTTCAAAAAGAAGCGCCGGACACCCTGTTGCTGGCCGAAGCCTTCTGGTTAATGGAGGGATATTTTGTGCGCACCCTCGGCATGCATCGCGTTTACAACAGCGCCTTTATGAACATGCTTAAAAATGAGGAAAACGATAAGTTCCGCCTATTGATTAAAAAGACGCTGGAATTCAATCCGCAAATTCTTAAACGCTACGTTAATTTTATGAACAATCCGGATGAAGAAACCGCCGTTGTACAGTTTGGAAAGGGCGATAAATATTTTGGCGTTTGCATCATGCTGGCCACGCTTCCGGGTCTGCCCATGTTCGGTCACGGTCAAATCGAAGGTTTTGCCGAAAAATACGGCATGGAATACCGCCGCGCCTACTGGGATGAAGAAGAGGACAGCTGGCTGGTTCAGGAACATTTTCGTCTAATTGCTCCACTCTTAAAAAAACGATATCTTTTCAGCGACGTGGAAAATTTCTTGCTGTACGATCTTTATAACGGCGACGGCCAGGTTAACGAAAATGTGTTTGCCTACAGCAACTATTTTCATGAAGAACGAGCCCTCGTTCTTTACAATAACAGCTTTTCCCATGCCGCCGGATGGATTAACCTGTCTGCCGCTTTTAAAAGCAAAGACCAATTGGTTCAAAAACCCCTCTGGGAAGGCCTTAAGCTCCATTTCCCTGAAGATGCGCTGATCGTTTTTCGCGATCATGTTAGCGGTCTGCACTATATTCGAGAGATGAAAGAGATTAAAGAACGCGGATTGTTTGTGGATTTAGGCGCCTACAAATTTCAGGTTTATCTTGATTTTCGGCCTGTTTTTGATTCACCGCACGAACCCTACCGCCAGTTGTGCCAGCACCTGAACGGGCAGGGAGTTGCGGATCTTAATATCGCTCTGAAAGAAATGCTCTATCGCCCCTTACATCAAGCCATTGAGCAGGCGCTCGATTCCCAATTTTTACGCCCCTTTCATGAGGGTTTTAAAAACAGCTCCTCAACGGCTCATTTTAATAAATGGCTTCGTGACAATCTTTCTGCTTTTGTCGCCAATATTGCGCAACTCGAGCAAAAAGATTCGTTTTCAACCCCAATCATTAATCATGTTGCCGCCCAGCTTACTCATTATTTTATAATTTCCGATAGCTGTTTTTTCACTGACCATACACTGGATTTAGAATCTTTCGCGGATCGGCTAACATCCTTCTTTAATCTTGACCTTCAAAAGCCGTCTGTTGATTTCCGTCTGTTTCAAAGTCATTTGATCTATTACCTACTGGAAGCTGTTTACCATCAAAGCGAAGATCACGAAATCTTTCAGGATCGACTGCTGGACAACATCTTTGCGAATTATCTGGATCACCTGGACCATTTGAAGTTTGTGGGCCACAGGGGACTGTTTTTACTGGACCTTTTAAATCAATTTCCGGAAGGACTGGCTTTTTCTCAAATTACCAGGCTAAAAGAACAAATAAGATACCTTTTCGATTTACAGTCAACAGCGCGCTTTATTAAACTTCATGAATTCAATGGCGTTCTTTATTTTAACAAAGAGAATTTTGAAGAGATGCTGTTCTGGCTGTTCATTTTACATCTATTAAAAAAGTGTAAAACACCTCAAAAAGATTGCGCCCGCACCAAACGTAGCGTAAACAATTTGAATTTACTGATCCACAAAGCACTTAAAAGCGGTTATCAAACAGAAAAATTTTTGGGTGAATTTACCACTAAACAAAAAGCTTCAAAAAAATAAATGCGCTTTAACAAAGTTTCGCCATTTCTCGTCTCCTACCATGCGGGAGACAAAGAATTTATTTTCTTTACCGCTCCCTGAGCGAAGTCGAAGGGAGCGGTTTCGAGACGGAGCGCTTGACGGGTAATGAATTATCTCTGCTGCTGAAAGTATTTAACCGGCGGTTAAATTAAAATAAGACTTTTTGATTGCGGCTTTGTTGACTTCGTTTAAACTAATAAATCAGGGGAAGCAGTTGATATTTGTAAAGGGATTCCACGCGGTCCAACTGCCTTAAGTCGTTGCGAATTTGTTCCACCGAGGTAAAAAAATCGACAGGATAATTGGGATACACATCTTTATTCTCCCCCTTTTTGGGAGGATTGTCCTGCATCAACTCCAAAAGAAACAACGATTGATAAAGATAGGTACGAGCGGCTTCAAACTCACCCAATTGAATTAAACACCTGGCTTTAAGATGCGTGTACACAGCGCAAGAGGGGTTAAACGCCAAAGACCGGTTAATGCATCGCAGACCTTCCGAAAAATCTTTTTGATCATACAGCACAACCGTTGCCAGATAATTAATATATTCATCGTCGGGATAATCTTTGTAAATTTCCAGAATATATTTATTGTACCGTTGACGGTATTCTTCCCAGGCCAGTTTACTGTTGAGTTCAAAAATTTTATGAATTAATTCCGGTGAAATTTCGGTAAATTGATCGCTGAGCTCCGAATAAATTTCGAAGGTTCTCTCAAAGGAAAAGGGCTCATCATCAAAAATATCTGGCGCTTTGTTTTTAGGACGCTTTGCCAGCTTTTCCATCTCTTCCGGATTGTTGCGCATGAAAACTTCGTTACCGATTTCGAAGATTTCATTGATCGATTCAAGAGTAAAAGCCAGCGTGTAATTGCGCTTGGCGTAAATATTAAAGATTTCCTGAATCGATTGTTGTAACTTTGATTTTGATATCATTTGTTTGCATCCCACCGGATATTTTTAAAACTGTTATTCATTTTAACGTCGAGACTTCGAAAAATATCCTTTCCCTTCTTAATTCGTCGGATTCCGTAAGATTTTTACTTTTTTATCCGTATTTGAAAAATTGACGATCACTTCTACAGAGTCTTCTTTGCCGTTTCTGACGAATTTCCACACCTTCCCACCATCATCGATTAAAAGATTCTGAAAATCACCCCGCTTAAGCGCCTCGCTTTGTTTTCTTAATTTAATGTGCTTTTTAAAAAAGTCAAACCATTTTTCATTATCTCCATGTTTAAACTGTGGACGCATCTGAGTGGCATAATATTCCTGACCGTAGTAAATAAGCGGCGTTCCGGGTACGGTAAAAAGAACTTTCGTCATCATTTCAACGGTTTTTTTGTCAAACAACGTATTGAATCTTGGCAGATCGTGATTTTCCAGGTAACGTAAAACCTGGCTGTAACGAGGATAGTTGGTCACGCTCTTTTCCATCCCAAAAGGTATGGCCGAAAGCGGCTTATGGCCCCGTAAAACATCCAGCACATTGCCATAAAAATCGGTGTCATACGACATGTCAAATTCAAAATCATGAAACATCCACTGACGTGGTAAAACTTCATTTAACAAAAGGCATTGCGGATTTACTTCCTTAACCACGCGTCGAAATTGCTTCCAAAAATCATGGGGTATGGCCCAGGCTACATCACATCGAAAACCGTCCACGCCCACATTTAACCAGAACAACGCCGAGTTTAGAATGTAATGCCTGACCCACGGATTGTTAAAGTTCAAATTTACCAGCGTATCCCAGTCGTTATGATATCCCCACGTACCGTCCGATTTCCAGTAAAACCAGGAGCGCAACGGTGATTTTTGGTTTTCGGCCGCGGCTTTTACAAAACGGTGTTGATCTGAAAGATGGTTAGCGATAAAATCAAAGATAACTTTTATGCCCAGCCTGTGCGCCTCTGCAATCAATTGGCGGTAATCGTTTAATGAACCGTAATCTTTTTCGATGGTAAACAATGAAGTCGGCGCGTAACCATGTTCCGTGGGACCGTCATAAACCGGTAATAGCCAGATGGCATCCACGCCCAGACGTTTTAAATAGGGCAATTCTGAAATAACGCCTTTTAAATCTCCCTGAGCCGTAAACTTACGTACAAATAAGGAATAGAAAACAGACGTATCTGCCCAGGCAGGCGTCTTACGCAGGTCCATCCATTCCGTTTCTTCAAAATGGTTTATCAATAATTTTTGCGGAGCCGACCAGTTCCGGCCATGCTCCATTACCAGGTAGTAGTAATAATTACCATGGGGCCAGTTTTTATCAAATATTAAACGGTTGGCCCGTGTCTTTAATTTGTTCACCGGATTGTTAATATCCGAAAACCAGTGAAATTTAACATCTTGGGCTGTTGAATCCGGCACGAACGCCACTTTTAGTTGCCGTTCCGCTTGCTCACTGTTTGAATAAAAGCGCCCTTCAAATACTTTGTTGCCTGCCACGCGTTTTAATGAATTAAAACCATTCCAGCCGTCCGGCACTTTTTCTTTATTTTGAGGATCCGGCATCCACAGGGAATCGTTTACAACGTACTTATATTCCCAGATGCCCGGCGGCAGTTCAATAGCTATTTGCCATTTTTGGGTCTCCTGATTCCATTGCATCTTATGTACATCGGCCTTCCAGTTATTGAACTCGCCGACCAGCGATACTTTTTGCGGCTTAAGCCCGTCGTTAAATTGCACGGAAAAAAGAACGCGCTTTTTGGGCGCTGGCAGTACAATCACTTCGGTCTCGTCACTGACCTGTGCGCCGGCAGAGTCCCGGACCATTAAGCGAAATTTGTAGCGGCCGGCCTTGTTGGCTTTGAAGGTAGCAAAAGGCGTTTCAGCTTCCATCAATTTGACTTTTTTGCCTGCAACCTGACGCCATTCATAACGCACCAGCGGTTCAAAATCCGGATCAAACGACATGCCCGCATTCAGCCTGACCGCCTGGTTTAAAAAAACAATCTTTGTGGCGCCGGCTTCTGCAACGGGTTTTACATTTTTTAGGTTTACAAAATAAATGCCTTCCTTTTCATACACCATCCGCTTTTTCTTTTTATCAATCAGGCGCACCTGCCATTGATGCTCGCCCTCTGATAAAGGAAGCAGTACGGCGAGCATGTTCTTCTGTTTTTTATCATATTCCATTCTTGTCGAATCAATGTAAATTTCCACATCAAAGTTTTGTAAAATTTTGTCAAGCGATTGATTGAAGTAAAAACGCAGACTATCAACCGCAAAGTAAAGCCAGCTTCCTGTTGCCGGCGTTGTTTTTTCAATTTTTGGTATAGGCCTTGAAGACACAAAAATTTTAGAATTGGAATACGGGCCGTCATACGCTTTTACCATGGGGTCTTTAACCCACAGCGCATTATTGATCACAAAGCGGTACAGATGCCAGCCTTCTTTTAGTGGAATGGTAATTTGCCATTTTCCTGAGCCGTCATTTTTCAGGTAGTACCATTTTTGCCAGTCAGAAAAGTCGCCAACCACCGCTATTTCCCGGATGTCATACTTCTTTGCGGAATTATCAAAAATAAACGTCCACTTAACGGGCGGACTTATTTGCTGTTTTAGGATAACCAATGTCAGCGAAATTAAAAGAAGCAAAAATAAAATAATTTGAGATAGGCGTTGCATTTCATTGCTCCATTTTTAATTTTTGTTTCATCTTAACATCGAATTCTTTAAATTTCAAACAATTATTCTAAAAAGCGTGAGGAGGGAATTTGAAATATAAAATCATCCTGTTTTTATTTCTTTCTTTGTTAATTTTTTCGTGCCAGCCGCGCGTAAAACCTACAAAAGTTTCCAGAGCCCCTCAAATTAAAGTTTTACTGTCCCGCTTTAATAACGTCGATTCCATTCGTTTAGAAGGCCGATATTCTTTGCAACTGGAAGAAGCGCTTTACGAACTTGGCAAAAAAAATAATTTTTTTTACATTTCTCCTTCAAAATCCGGCTTTAAATTTTACAGCGACAACCGTCTGTTTGTATTTAATTCTAACGCCACCGTCACTCTTACGCCCGAAAACGCTCAGGACAGTCATTTTGAATTTCATAAAAATTGGTACAAAGGAAAAATCATTTTAATGCTGGGTGATCAACAAAACATTTTATTGATTAACCAGATCGACCTTGAAGAATACCTAAAAACCGTACTGGTTGGCGAAATGCCTTCAAACAAAGATTCCTATTTCGAAGCCTTAAAAGCCCAGGCCATTTGCGCCCGCACGTACGCTCTTGAACGGATGAAAAAAAATGCCGAAAAACCGTTTCATGTTTACTCTGATGTAAGGGACCAGGTTTATGCCAGTCTGAAGCGGCAAACACGGCTCGCCAGCGCCGCCGTCCAGGCCACGCGCGGCGTTGTTTTGATGTACAAAGACCGTTTCGCCCGCACCTATTTTCACTCTACCTGCGGCGGCATGCTGGAAGACATTACCAATTATTGGGGCGGAGATTCTATTCCTTATCTTAAAAGCCGTAAAGATATTGTTGGCCATCAATTTGCCTGCCAGCCTTCTCCTCATTTTCGCTGGCAAAAAACCTTCTCTTTTAAGCAGATCGATTCGTTATTCCAGATTAAATTTCACAAGTCTGGCCTTTCGCGTAATCCGCAGGATACGATTGCGCTACATCTTACCCTTAAAGTTTTACAGCGTACAGCATCCGGCAGGGTAAAATCTCTGGAGATATCCTACGCCGATACTTCTGTAGTACTGAACAATTTTTCCATTCGTAAGTTTTTTTCCCTAAACGGAAAAGGAGCGTTGCCCAGCCTGTTATTTAAAATGCAGGCCGTAAACGATTCCACCTTATTGATTAGTGGCGCAGGTTATGGCCATGGCGTCGGTATGTGCCAGTGGGGCGCCTTAAATATGTCTGAACAAGGGTTTAAATACTACGACATCCTGGTTAACCAGTATTTCCCCGGGACCTATTTAAAGGAGATCTACTAATGTTTAAATACAAAATTGCCTTTTTTATTTTAAGCGCGGCTTTGATTTTAAACAGTTGCCATCCCTCGCTTATTAAAAAATCTAAAGAAAAAGACAACATCGACAGCGTACTCTTTTATCAGAAAGAGGATATTCCCGATCCCTTCTTAGACGGCTTGCTGTCGCCCCCCGATCATGAGGTCGTTCAACTCGAAAAAATAATTACGCCCAAAATAAAGTCGAAAAAATTCAAAGAAATTGACGGTTTTCGTGTTCAAGTTTTTGCCAGCGTTGATTCTTTTAACGCATTAAATCTTTTAAAAAACTTAAAAACAATGGTTAAAGACAGCGTGTACCTGATTCATGAAAAAAACCTGTTTAAAGTACAGGCCGGCGACTTCCCTTATCGACAGCAGGCCGATTCATTGCGGGAATTTATCAAACAAAAGGGCTATCCAGGCGCATGGACCGTACAGCGAAAAATTTTAATTCCAATCAAGGAATCTACTCCTATTAAGACAGCCGCGTCTTCCCCAACCGTTAATATGAAAAGAACTGCCGATTTAAGCGAATTTTACCAGATTCAGGTTTTTGCCACCACAAGCAAACAAAAAGCGCAGAGCATTGTCGATCAACTTTCCTTACGCTATGATTTCCCCTGTGAATACCGCTTGCAAAACCAATTGTACAAAGTTCTGCTGGGACGCTTTGCCACAAGAGCAGAAGCTGAATCGGTATTAAAAGAAATAAAAGCTCTTGGCTTTAAAGATGCCTGGATTGTTCACCAACCTTAGGAGGTGCAAAAATGGACAATTTTTATTTCAATTACAAAGATTTGTTCAAGGCTCCACGAAAAGCCATTGGCCCCCAGCGCATCGGTCTTGCCATGTTGGGGCTAATGGCGGCTCATGTGGTTTACTTGTTTTTTACCTATCTGGCCTTTTTAAGCGGCGGGCAGGGGATTGCCGAAGTATGGGCTAAGTATGGGTTGTTTCCCTGCGCTTATGCCGTAGGTTTGCCTTTTTATGCTTACATTATTTACTGGATTGGCCTTCTTTTAACGGGCTTTATTCTTCTGTTAATGAATGTTGCCGTTGCCCGTGCGGCCTATATGCATTTAAGAGAAAATTTATTTTACACATGGAAGCAGGCTCTTCGTTTCGCCAGGAGCAAGGCGCTTTCTGTGGTTGGCATTTTTATTACCTTTGCTTTTTTAATTTTACCTTTTATTTTTGGCGCAATTGTTATGGCGTTAATTGGTAAAATTCCCTGGTTTGGCGAAATTTTAAACTCATTAGCCACTCTGCCATACATTTTTGCCGGAATGGTTCTGGTTTTCTTTACTTTAAGTTTGTTTGTTTCTGTGTTTTTTGGGCCGGTGATCATTTCCACTTCAGAAGAAGATGGCCTGGGCGCCGCTGTTCAGTCTTTACACTTGACCTGGGGCCAACCCTGGCGACTGGTTTTTTATGGCCTCATTATCGCCATTCTCGAAGTCTTTGGCATCTTCTTTTTTGCCTTTGTTTTAAAGATCGGGTTGATCATTTATTCAATCCTTTTCATGCCATTAATGCATTCCCTTGCTCCCATACTGGACAATGCTCTTCGCCTGGTACAAATTTCCATGGGCGTTGTCAACGACTGGATTTTTGATCTTTTAGGGCCCACGGGCAGTAAGCTTTTTTATTTAAAGCAAGATTACGAAGCGCTTGCCTCCTCGATACCGCTGTCCACGGTTATTTCTTCCTACATTGTTTTTTTCTTCTTTTTAATTGCCGCTTATATGACTATTGGTTATGGCGAAGCCGTTGGCATTACAGGCCTGGTTATCGCTTATGTGATTTTTGATAAAAAGTTGACCAACACCAATTTGCTCACCAGAAAAGACAGTGAAATTGAAGAAGAAGATGACGACGATGATCAGCCTACCGAAGAAGACACGAAAAATCTTTCTGATGAACCTGAGAATGAAGATGATGAAAAAAGCAATGAACAAACAACTGCCGAAGAAAACTCCTGAAACCAATCACTCATCCTGTCATTCCCGCGTCGACCGGGAATGACAGGTTTTTAGTTTGTTTTTGTACTTCATGTTCTATTGAAATCACAAGCGATTCATCCATTCCATTTTCTCTACCGCTTTCATGATTTCAGGTAGCTTAACGCATGAAGAGAAAACGTTTTTACGATTATGGCCGTAGCTTAAAGGCCTTCAAAAGGCGATCGGTAGCGCCTGTTTTATTTTGGACATATTGGCCTGCCTTGCGGCCCACAACCTGTGTCAGCCCTGGATCGGTCATTAACTTTTCCATGACCTCCACAAATTCATCGTTTGTTCGTACTACCAGAGCGCCGTTTTGATTGACGAGGTCAACCGCTTCAAATGAATTTTCGTAAACGGGTCCAAACAAAACCGGAATGGCATAAACGGCCGCTTCCATTACATTGTGAATTCCCTGCTTAAAGCTTCCTCCAACGTAAGCCCAGGCCGCATATTTGTAAAGATCGGCCAGCACGCCCACCACATCTAC
This sequence is a window from Caldithrix abyssi DSM 13497. Protein-coding genes within it:
- a CDS encoding alpha-amylase family glycosyl hydrolase, which gives rise to MTTIKEFHLKKSVRQQLLTHDSWFKKQGDVIISNQQVALKLAESLRPLNKNLQASELNALGLLHEIEHAMVEFYQKHILKNVLLQLERYFKQKLGSEAYQKLLEGFCEYYPPTPVLKNEMSIKAYLKAKSGQTPNSQLILEEIFLLWLDHLNPAFKPLKKAMEPTELSSATVFEKTLDLFDHFFAEAPPLPQEKTSLFEFLREPAKKFPHSIQAQLEYIARHWEKYIGSFLKRLLFSLDFLTEEHKARFNQAAFGPGPSVVPRYSADLEPERFTPDEHWMPRLVLIAKSTYVWLDQLSKKFERPITTLDQVPDEELERLSRFGITGLWLIGIWERSRASQRIKQHTGNTEALASAYSLYDYVVAQDLGGEAALQNLKERAWRFGIRMATDMVPNHTGIDSRWIIEHPDWFIQLPYSPFPKYSFNGPDLCDHHDVGIFIEDGYWDKTDAAVVFKRVYYPAGEVRYIYHGNDGTSMPWNDTAQLNYLNPEVREAVIQKIIDIARQFPIIRFDAAMTLTKKHFQRLWFPEPGHGGDIPSRAQFGMTKSEFDRHMPNEFWREVVDRVQKEAPDTLLLAEAFWLMEGYFVRTLGMHRVYNSAFMNMLKNEENDKFRLLIKKTLEFNPQILKRYVNFMNNPDEETAVVQFGKGDKYFGVCIMLATLPGLPMFGHGQIEGFAEKYGMEYRRAYWDEEEDSWLVQEHFRLIAPLLKKRYLFSDVENFLLYDLYNGDGQVNENVFAYSNYFHEERALVLYNNSFSHAAGWINLSAAFKSKDQLVQKPLWEGLKLHFPEDALIVFRDHVSGLHYIREMKEIKERGLFVDLGAYKFQVYLDFRPVFDSPHEPYRQLCQHLNGQGVADLNIALKEMLYRPLHQAIEQALDSQFLRPFHEGFKNSSSTAHFNKWLRDNLSAFVANIAQLEQKDSFSTPIINHVAAQLTHYFIISDSCFFTDHTLDLESFADRLTSFFNLDLQKPSVDFRLFQSHLIYYLLEAVYHQSEDHEIFQDRLLDNIFANYLDHLDHLKFVGHRGLFLLDLLNQFPEGLAFSQITRLKEQIRYLFDLQSTARFIKLHEFNGVLYFNKENFEEMLFWLFILHLLKKCKTPQKDCARTKRSVNNLNLLIHKALKSGYQTEKFLGEFTTKQKASKK
- a CDS encoding tetratricopeptide repeat protein → MISKSKLQQSIQEIFNIYAKRNYTLAFTLESINEIFEIGNEVFMRNNPEEMEKLAKRPKNKAPDIFDDEPFSFERTFEIYSELSDQFTEISPELIHKIFELNSKLAWEEYRQRYNKYILEIYKDYPDDEYINYLATVVLYDQKDFSEGLRCINRSLAFNPSCAVYTHLKARCLIQLGEFEAARTYLYQSLFLLELMQDNPPKKGENKDVYPNYPVDFFTSVEQIRNDLRQLDRVESLYKYQLLPLIY
- a CDS encoding alpha-amylase family glycosyl hydrolase encodes the protein MQRLSQIILFLLLLISLTLVILKQQISPPVKWTFIFDNSAKKYDIREIAVVGDFSDWQKWYYLKNDGSGKWQITIPLKEGWHLYRFVINNALWVKDPMVKAYDGPYSNSKIFVSSRPIPKIEKTTPATGSWLYFAVDSLRFYFNQSLDKILQNFDVEIYIDSTRMEYDKKQKNMLAVLLPLSEGEHQWQVRLIDKKKKRMVYEKEGIYFVNLKNVKPVAEAGATKIVFLNQAVRLNAGMSFDPDFEPLVRYEWRQVAGKKVKLMEAETPFATFKANKAGRYKFRLMVRDSAGAQVSDETEVIVLPAPKKRVLFSVQFNDGLKPQKVSLVGEFNNWKADVHKMQWNQETQKWQIAIELPPGIWEYKYVVNDSLWMPDPQNKEKVPDGWNGFNSLKRVAGNKVFEGRFYSNSEQAERQLKVAFVPDSTAQDVKFHWFSDINNPVNKLKTRANRLIFDKNWPHGNYYYYLVMEHGRNWSAPQKLLINHFEETEWMDLRKTPAWADTSVFYSLFVRKFTAQGDLKGVISELPYLKRLGVDAIWLLPVYDGPTEHGYAPTSLFTIEKDYGSLNDYRQLIAEAHRLGIKVIFDFIANHLSDQHRFVKAAAENQKSPLRSWFYWKSDGTWGYHNDWDTLVNLNFNNPWVRHYILNSALFWLNVGVDGFRCDVAWAIPHDFWKQFRRVVKEVNPQCLLLNEVLPRQWMFHDFEFDMSYDTDFYGNVLDVLRGHKPLSAIPFGMEKSVTNYPRYSQVLRYLENHDLPRFNTLFDKKTVEMMTKVLFTVPGTPLIYYGQEYYATQMRPQFKHGDNEKWFDFFKKHIKLRKQSEALKRGDFQNLLIDDGGKVWKFVRNGKEDSVEVIVNFSNTDKKVKILRNPTN
- a CDS encoding SpoIID/LytB domain-containing protein; amino-acid sequence: MKYKIILFLFLSLLIFSCQPRVKPTKVSRAPQIKVLLSRFNNVDSIRLEGRYSLQLEEALYELGKKNNFFYISPSKSGFKFYSDNRLFVFNSNATVTLTPENAQDSHFEFHKNWYKGKIILMLGDQQNILLINQIDLEEYLKTVLVGEMPSNKDSYFEALKAQAICARTYALERMKKNAEKPFHVYSDVRDQVYASLKRQTRLASAAVQATRGVVLMYKDRFARTYFHSTCGGMLEDITNYWGGDSIPYLKSRKDIVGHQFACQPSPHFRWQKTFSFKQIDSLFQIKFHKSGLSRNPQDTIALHLTLKVLQRTASGRVKSLEISYADTSVVLNNFSIRKFFSLNGKGALPSLLFKMQAVNDSTLLISGAGYGHGVGMCQWGALNMSEQGFKYYDILVNQYFPGTYLKEIY
- a CDS encoding SPOR domain-containing protein, yielding MFKYKIAFFILSAALILNSCHPSLIKKSKEKDNIDSVLFYQKEDIPDPFLDGLLSPPDHEVVQLEKIITPKIKSKKFKEIDGFRVQVFASVDSFNALNLLKNLKTMVKDSVYLIHEKNLFKVQAGDFPYRQQADSLREFIKQKGYPGAWTVQRKILIPIKESTPIKTAASSPTVNMKRTADLSEFYQIQVFATTSKQKAQSIVDQLSLRYDFPCEYRLQNQLYKVLLGRFATRAEAESVLKEIKALGFKDAWIVHQP